The following DNA comes from Serpentinimonas raichei.
ATCAAAACCTTCGGCTGCCAGATGAACGAGTACGACTCGGACAAAATGGCCGACGTGCTGGCCGCCGCCCAAGGCTACGAGCCGACCACCGACGTGGAGCAGGCCGACCTGATTTTGTTCAACACCTGCTCGGTGCGCGAAAAGGCGCAAGAAAAGGTGTTCTCCGACCTCGGGCGCGTGCGGCACCTGAAAAAAAAGGGCGTGCTGATCGGCGTCGGCGGCTGTGTCGCCAGCCAGGAGGGCGAGGAAATCATCCGCCGCGCGCCCTACGTCGATCTGGTGTTCGGCCCGCAGACCCTGCACCGCCTGCCCGAGTTGCTGAACGCGCGTGCGGCGCAGCAGCGGCCGCAAGTGGACATCAGCTTTCCCGAAATCGAAAAATTCGACCACCTGCCACCGGCGAAGGTCGAAGGGGTGAGCGCCTTCGTGAGCATCATGGAAGGCTGCAGCAAATACTGCAGCTACTGCGTGGTGCCCTACACCCGCGGTGAGGAGTTCAGCCGCCCGCTCGACGAGGTGCTGCTCGAAGTCGCCACACTGGCCGAGCAGGGCGTGAAAGAAGTCACGCTGCTGGGCCAAAACGTCAACGCCTACCAAGGCCGCATGGGGCAAAGCAGCGAACTGGCCGACTTTGCCCTGCTGCTCGAATGCGTGCACGAAATCCCCGGCATCGAGCGCATCCGCTACACCACCAGCCACCCCAAAGAGTTCACGCCACGCCTGATCGAGGCCTACGCGCGCCTGCCCAAACTCGTCAACCACTTGCACCTGCCGGTGCAGCACGGCAGCGACCGCATCTTGGCGGCCATGAAACGCGGCTACACCGCGCTCGAATACAAAAGCACGGTGCGCAAGCTGCGCGCGGTGCGGCCCGGGCTGTCGCTGTCGAGCGACTTCATCGTTGGCTTCCCCGGCGAGACCGAGGCCGACTTCGCCCAGCTCATGAAGCTGGTGCAAGAGCTGAGCTTTGACAGCAGCTTCAGCTTCGTCTTCAGCCCGCGCCCCGGCACCCCGGCCGCCAACCTGCCCGACGACACCCCGCCGCCGCTCAAACTGCAACGGCTGCACGCGCTGCAAGCGCTGCTCGACCAGCAGGTGCAGGCCATCGCCGAGCGCCTGGTGGGCAGCGTGCAACGCATTCTGGTCGAAGGCCCGTCGCGCAAGCACGCGCACGAACTCACCGGCCGCACCGAGTGCAACCGCAGCGTGAACTTCGAGGCCGGTGTGCAAGGCGCGCGCCTGATCGGTCAGATGCTGGATGTGCGCATCACCGAAGCGCGCTCGCATTCGCTGCGTGGCGAGCTGTGCCTGAGTGAGGCGGTGCTGGCGGCCTGATCCGCGATCCGCAGCGGGTGCAGCGACCCGTCGTCAGGCCCGGCGCAGCGGCAGCCGCACCAGCACCACGTGCTCGCGGTCGGTGTGGTAACGCTTGATTTGCGCGTCGGCATCGAAATGCAATTGCAAGCGCTCGCGGATATTGCCCAGCGCCATGTGGTTGCCCCCTGACGGTGCCGTGGCCGGCTCGCTTGCCGGGGCCAAGGAGTTGCGCACAAAAAGGCGCAGCTCGGAGCCCTCCAGATAGGCCTCCAGCGACACCTCTGCCCCCTCGGGCGCGGGTTCGACGCCGTAGCGCACCGCGTTTTCCAGCAGCGGCTGCAGCAGCAGCGGTGGCACCAGCGCCTGCAGCGGCGCGTGCTCGGTGCGCCACTGCATGCGCAAGCGCTGCGGCCCCAGGCGCACGGTTTCGATCTCGATGTAGGCGCGCGCCAGCGCCAGCTCCTGCGCCAGCGGCACCAGGGTGCGCGCATCGCTGAGCAGCGCCCGGTACAAATCGGCCAGATCGTGCAACACCGCCTCGGCCTGCTGCGGCTGGCTGCGCAGCAAGGCCAGCACGCTGTTGAGGCTGTTGAACAAAAAATGCGGCCGTATGCGCGCCTGCAAGGCCGCCAAGCGCGCCTCGGCCAGCGCGGGTGAAAGGCGCTGCTGGCGCCAGTCGAAATAAAACAGCAGCGCCGCCGCCAGCAGCGCCGCCACGCTGGCACTGTGTGCCACCGAACCCGCCAGCGCCAGCCCCAAGCCCTGCTCCACCGCCACGTGCCAGAGCGCCGCCACCAGCGCTGCCAGACACAGCACCAGCACCAGCCCGCGCCGGTAGCGGGTGCGCGCCAGCACGGGTTGCAGCAGGTACAGCAACAACACCGTGGCCAGCAAGGGCGGATCAAAACGCACCGACTGCTGCACCAGTGGCTCCCACCACGGCTGGGCGCTGGGCCAATCGAGCACGGCATCCACCAGCCGCAGCGCCTGCGCCAGCAGCAACACCCGCAACCACACCCCCAGGTTGCGAAAGTCGGGCAAGGTGGCGGCGGTCGTCATGCGGGTCAAAGGGTGGATCGGGCTCCATTGTGGCGGATGGCACGCATGGCTGCTGTGCGTTGCGCCAGGCCCGCTGCCCTACACTTGGCATCCATGAAAATCGCCACTTGGAATGTGAACTCGCTCACCGTGCGGCTGCCGCAGGTGCTGGACTGGCTGGCGGCGCAGGCTGCAGCAGGGGCACCGGTGGATGTGCTGGCGCTGCAAGAGCTCAAGCTCAGCGACGACAAATTCCCCGCCGCCGCGCTGGAGCAGGCCGGTTACAGCGCGGTCTGGCTGGGCCAAAAAACCTACAACGGCGTGGCGCTGCTGGCACGCCAGCCGGCGGCCGAGGTGCAGCGCAACCTGCCCGGCTTCGCCGACGAGCAAGCGCGCCTGATTGCCGCCACCTACCACACCGGCGGCACCGATGCACAACCGCTGCGCGTGGTGGGCGCCTACTTCCCCAATGGGCAGGCGCTGGGCAGCGACAAATTTGCCTACAAGCTGCGCTGGCTGGAGGCGCTGCGTACTTGGCTGGAGGCCGAGCTGGCGCGCCACCCACGGCTGCTGCTGCTGGGCGACTTCAACATCACCTTCGACGACGCCGACGTCTGGGACCCGGTGGGCCTGCACGAATCCATCCACTGCAGCAGCGTGGAGCGCGCGCACCTGCAAGCGCTGTTGGCGCTGGGCCTGCACGACGCGCACCGGCTGTTTGAGCAGCCGCCCAAGAGCTACACGTGGTGGGACTATCGTCAGTTGGGGTTTCAAAAAAACCGCGGCCTGCGCATCGACCACATCCTGCTTAGCAGCGCACTCAAAGCCAGCGCCCGCGCCTGCCAGATCGACCGCGCCCCGCGCAAAAACCCCCAGCCCAGCGATCATGCGCCACTGTGGGTGCAGTTGGGCTGAGCGCGGCGATTATGCAAACCTTCATTTGGGGAGTTGAGGCTTGCACCAACGGCGCGCATACACGATACTGGCGGCAAGGGCTGGCGGCAAAATCTCCTAGCAGATGCTGAAGGTGCGCCGGACACCGAAGGTTGGTGGGGACATTTACCCACCGGGGCCGCAAGGCTCTAGCAGCGGGACATGGAGTCCGCTGCGCCAGCCCCACGAGGCCGATCCGGCGCGGCCTCACCCCCTAGGAATGAATAAACCTTGTCCCATGCTTGTGGCCCGTTCCTCCACGCCAATGGCCTGATCGCATCATGCTCTACCTCAACAGCGACCATCTCGTGCGCTGCCTCCAAACCTTGGCGTCTTCACTGGCCATGTATCAACGTGCTGAACCGGGCAGCATCGACCAGGAAGTGTTTCGCAACGCCATCGTCAAAGGCTATGAACTGACTCAAGAAACCGCCTTCAAGCTGCTTAAAAAAGCGCTCAAGGTTTACGGTCACGGCGGGCAAAAGCTGGAGGCCACTCCGGTCAAGGAGATCCTAAGGCTGGCCGCCGTGCATGGGTTGATGACGCTGCCCGAGGTAGAACGCTGGTTTGCTTACCGAGACAACCGCAACAACACAGCACACGACTACGGCCAGGCCTTTGCCGAGCAAACGCTCACACTGCTGCCTGGCTTTTTGGCCGATGTGCAAACGCTGGCCGACACCTTGGTGCAAAAGTTCGGAAAACAAATCGATGCCTGAACAGCGCACCCTGCACCTGCCAGAGCGCTACGCCGCCCAAGTGCGCGCGCTGTTGCAGCAGCACATCCCCGAGGCTGAAGTCTGGGCCTATGGCTCGCGCGTGCGCGGCGATCATTACGCAGCCAGTGACCTCGACTTGGTCGTCCGCTTCCCCAGCGACAGCAAACCCACACCCTTGCGCCTGAGCGATGTGA
Coding sequences within:
- the miaB gene encoding tRNA (N6-isopentenyl adenosine(37)-C2)-methylthiotransferase MiaB, with translation MSKKVYIKTFGCQMNEYDSDKMADVLAAAQGYEPTTDVEQADLILFNTCSVREKAQEKVFSDLGRVRHLKKKGVLIGVGGCVASQEGEEIIRRAPYVDLVFGPQTLHRLPELLNARAAQQRPQVDISFPEIEKFDHLPPAKVEGVSAFVSIMEGCSKYCSYCVVPYTRGEEFSRPLDEVLLEVATLAEQGVKEVTLLGQNVNAYQGRMGQSSELADFALLLECVHEIPGIERIRYTTSHPKEFTPRLIEAYARLPKLVNHLHLPVQHGSDRILAAMKRGYTALEYKSTVRKLRAVRPGLSLSSDFIVGFPGETEADFAQLMKLVQELSFDSSFSFVFSPRPGTPAANLPDDTPPPLKLQRLHALQALLDQQVQAIAERLVGSVQRILVEGPSRKHAHELTGRTECNRSVNFEAGVQGARLIGQMLDVRITEARSHSLRGELCLSEAVLAA
- a CDS encoding sensor histidine kinase; this encodes MTTAATLPDFRNLGVWLRVLLLAQALRLVDAVLDWPSAQPWWEPLVQQSVRFDPPLLATVLLLYLLQPVLARTRYRRGLVLVLCLAALVAALWHVAVEQGLGLALAGSVAHSASVAALLAAALLFYFDWRQQRLSPALAEARLAALQARIRPHFLFNSLNSVLALLRSQPQQAEAVLHDLADLYRALLSDARTLVPLAQELALARAYIEIETVRLGPQRLRMQWRTEHAPLQALVPPLLLQPLLENAVRYGVEPAPEGAEVSLEAYLEGSELRLFVRNSLAPASEPATAPSGGNHMALGNIRERLQLHFDADAQIKRYHTDREHVVLVRLPLRRA
- the xth gene encoding exodeoxyribonuclease III, which translates into the protein MKIATWNVNSLTVRLPQVLDWLAAQAAAGAPVDVLALQELKLSDDKFPAAALEQAGYSAVWLGQKTYNGVALLARQPAAEVQRNLPGFADEQARLIAATYHTGGTDAQPLRVVGAYFPNGQALGSDKFAYKLRWLEALRTWLEAELARHPRLLLLGDFNITFDDADVWDPVGLHESIHCSSVERAHLQALLALGLHDAHRLFEQPPKSYTWWDYRQLGFQKNRGLRIDHILLSSALKASARACQIDRAPRKNPQPSDHAPLWVQLG
- a CDS encoding nucleotidyltransferase substrate binding protein; this translates as MLYLNSDHLVRCLQTLASSLAMYQRAEPGSIDQEVFRNAIVKGYELTQETAFKLLKKALKVYGHGGQKLEATPVKEILRLAAVHGLMTLPEVERWFAYRDNRNNTAHDYGQAFAEQTLTLLPGFLADVQTLADTLVQKFGKQIDA
- a CDS encoding nucleotidyltransferase family protein, which translates into the protein MPEQRTLHLPERYAAQVRALLQQHIPEAEVWAYGSRVRGDHYAASDLDLVVRFPSDSKPTPLRLSDVKEAFVESNLPLIVQLVAWSAIPESFREEILAGYVVLQRGQAQLKEIGHGVYEHHG